A section of the Candidatus Latescibacterota bacterium genome encodes:
- the tgt gene encoding tRNA guanosine(34) transglycosylase Tgt — protein MSAPFFELQAVDPTGARAGVLHTEHGDVPTPVFMPVGTQGAVKTATAEQLESIGARLILANTYHLYLRPGAARVEAAGGVHGLAAWRGALLTDSGGYQFFSLKSLNTVSEEGVSFRSHLDGSRHALTPEQVIDVQAALGADLVMPLDECMPYPSTFEDAERSTARTTRWARRCRDHRGPVFQHHAHAQRLFGIVQGASYPALRRRSVDEIAALDLPGHAIGGLAVGEPKTEMLDLTALCAELLPADKPRYLMGVGFPEDLLRCVARGVDMFDCVMPTRNARKGTLFTRAGRLVVKNAAYADDQAPPDDACACPTCRRHSRAYLRHLIQVGEPTGMTLATLHNLYFYLDLMRGAREAILAGNYAAYLRDFFDGYAMATD, from the coding sequence GTGAGCGCCCCCTTCTTCGAGCTGCAGGCGGTGGATCCCACCGGCGCGAGGGCGGGCGTGCTGCACACGGAGCACGGGGACGTCCCCACGCCGGTCTTCATGCCCGTGGGCACCCAGGGCGCGGTGAAGACCGCCACCGCCGAGCAGCTGGAGTCCATCGGCGCGCGGCTGATCCTCGCGAACACCTACCACCTCTACCTGCGTCCGGGCGCGGCGCGCGTGGAGGCGGCCGGCGGCGTGCACGGCCTCGCCGCCTGGCGCGGCGCGCTGCTCACGGACAGCGGTGGCTACCAGTTCTTCTCGCTGAAGAGCCTGAACACCGTGAGCGAGGAGGGCGTCAGCTTCCGTTCGCACCTCGACGGCTCGCGCCACGCCCTCACGCCCGAGCAGGTGATCGACGTCCAGGCCGCGCTGGGCGCGGACCTCGTCATGCCGCTGGACGAGTGCATGCCCTACCCGAGCACCTTCGAGGACGCGGAGCGCTCCACCGCCCGCACCACGCGCTGGGCGCGTCGCTGCCGTGACCACCGCGGGCCCGTCTTCCAGCATCACGCGCACGCGCAGCGGCTCTTCGGCATCGTGCAGGGCGCCAGTTACCCCGCGCTGCGCCGGCGCTCCGTGGACGAGATCGCCGCGCTCGACCTGCCCGGCCACGCCATCGGCGGCCTGGCGGTGGGGGAGCCGAAGACCGAGATGCTGGACCTCACCGCGCTCTGCGCCGAGCTGCTGCCGGCCGACAAGCCGCGCTACCTGATGGGCGTCGGCTTTCCGGAGGACCTGCTGCGCTGCGTCGCGCGGGGCGTGGACATGTTCGACTGCGTCATGCCCACGCGCAACGCGCGCAAGGGCACGCTGTTCACCCGCGCGGGACGGCTGGTGGTCAAGAACGCCGCCTACGCCGACGACCAGGCGCCCCCGGACGACGCCTGCGCCTGCCCCACCTGCCGCCGGCACAGCCGCGCCTACCTGCGCCACCTCATCCAGGTGGGCGAACCCACGGGGATGACGCTTGCGACCCTGCACAATCTGTACTTCTATTTGGACTTGATGCGCGGCGCCCGCGAGGCCATCCTGGCGGGAAACTACGCCGCGTACCTGCGCGACTTCTTCGACGGCTATGCCATGGCCACCGACTGA
- the ruvB gene encoding Holliday junction branch migration DNA helicase RuvB: protein MTGSAPRISNPGADGPERREERALRPRRLDEFVGQTAVKENLRVFIQAAKEREEALDHVLLYGPPGLGKTTLAGILANELEAAFKASSAPVFQNAAELVGVLTHLEPRQVLFLDEVHRLGRVLEEHLYPAMEDFRCELVVDSGPNARHYSLQLPPFTLVGATTRAGMISAPLRNRFGVVARLDFYDTDELSRILARSAALLELDADADGLAEIARRSRGTPRIANRLLRRLRDYAQVGGGGRITRDLADYGLQRLGVDAEGLDPMDRRLLETLIHHHGGGPVGASTLALALAEESETLEDVYEPYLIQQGFLRRTRRGRVAARRAYEHLGITPPAALDDDATGLLEDPS from the coding sequence ATGACCGGCAGCGCACCCCGCATCAGCAACCCCGGCGCCGATGGCCCCGAGCGCCGCGAAGAGCGCGCGCTGCGCCCACGCCGCCTCGACGAGTTCGTCGGCCAGACGGCGGTGAAGGAAAACCTGCGCGTCTTCATTCAAGCCGCGAAGGAGCGCGAGGAAGCGCTCGACCACGTGCTCCTCTACGGCCCGCCCGGCCTGGGCAAGACGACCCTCGCCGGTATCCTCGCCAACGAGCTCGAGGCCGCCTTCAAGGCCAGCAGCGCGCCGGTCTTCCAGAACGCCGCCGAGCTGGTGGGCGTGCTCACGCACCTCGAGCCGCGGCAGGTGCTCTTCCTCGACGAGGTGCACCGCCTCGGCCGGGTGCTCGAGGAGCACCTCTACCCGGCCATGGAGGACTTCCGCTGCGAGCTCGTCGTCGACAGCGGTCCCAACGCGCGCCACTACAGCCTGCAGCTGCCGCCCTTCACGCTGGTGGGGGCCACGACGCGCGCGGGGATGATCAGCGCGCCCCTGCGCAACCGCTTCGGCGTGGTGGCGCGGCTGGACTTCTACGACACCGACGAGCTCTCGCGCATCCTCGCGCGCTCGGCCGCGCTGCTCGAGCTCGACGCCGACGCCGACGGCCTCGCCGAAATCGCCCGCCGCAGCCGCGGCACGCCGCGCATCGCCAACCGCCTGCTGCGGCGGCTGCGCGACTACGCGCAGGTGGGGGGCGGCGGCCGCATCACGCGCGACCTGGCGGACTACGGCCTGCAGCGGCTGGGCGTCGACGCCGAGGGCCTCGACCCCATGGACCGCCGCCTGCTCGAGACGCTGATCCACCACCACGGCGGGGGCCCGGTGGGGGCGAGCACGCTGGCGCTGGCGCTGGCCGAGGAGAGCGAGACGCTCGAGGACGTCTACGAGCCCTACCTCATCCAGCAGGGCTTCCTGCGCCGCACGCGCCGCGGGCGCGTGGCCGCGCGGCGCGCCTACGAGCACCTGGGGATCACGCCGCCGGCCGCGCTCGACGACGACGCGACGGGGCTCCTCGAGGACCCGTCCTGA
- the yajC gene encoding preprotein translocase subunit YajC: MPLLLQAQTSAPAWSPMLLMVGMFAVLYFFMIRPQQRRAKEHQAMLKTLAKGDHVMTSGGLFGTVVGVKEDRVVVRLDENCKVEVSIGNVSAKLDK; this comes from the coding sequence ATGCCCCTCCTCCTGCAGGCCCAGACCTCGGCCCCCGCCTGGAGCCCGATGCTCCTCATGGTGGGCATGTTCGCGGTCCTGTACTTCTTCATGATCCGTCCCCAGCAGCGCCGGGCCAAGGAGCATCAGGCGATGCTCAAGACCCTGGCCAAGGGGGATCACGTCATGACCAGCGGCGGTCTCTTCGGCACCGTCGTGGGCGTCAAGGAGGACCGCGTGGTCGTCCGTCTCGACGAGAACTGCAAGGTCGAGGTGTCCATCGGCAACGTGAGCGCCAAGCTGGACAAGTGA
- the ruvC gene encoding crossover junction endodeoxyribonuclease RuvC has translation MARILGIDPGIRRTGYGLIDDEGAGQRLVDAGVIAPSPDDELLARLLEIERSVEALLDRWRPDALAVENVFYHKNPQSTLTLGRAQAAVLLCAGRRGLPLALYSPSEVKQALTGSGRAAKEQVQFMVERILGRSFGGETQDLTDALAVALCHAGRRRSPLSLAALERG, from the coding sequence CTGGCCCGCATCCTCGGCATCGACCCCGGCATCCGCCGGACGGGCTACGGGCTCATCGACGACGAGGGCGCCGGGCAGCGCCTCGTCGACGCGGGGGTGATCGCGCCCTCGCCCGACGACGAACTGCTCGCGCGCCTGCTCGAGATCGAGCGGAGCGTCGAGGCGCTGCTCGACCGCTGGCGGCCGGATGCGCTGGCCGTGGAGAACGTCTTCTATCACAAGAACCCGCAGAGCACGCTGACCCTGGGCCGCGCCCAGGCGGCGGTGCTGCTCTGCGCCGGCCGCAGGGGCCTGCCGCTGGCGCTCTACAGCCCCAGCGAGGTGAAGCAGGCCCTGACCGGCAGCGGCCGCGCGGCCAAGGAGCAGGTGCAGTTCATGGTGGAGCGCATCCTCGGCCGCAGCTTCGGCGGCGAGACGCAGGACCTGACCGACGCCCTCGCCGTGGCGCTCTGCCACGCCGGCCGGCGCCGTTCGCCCCTCAGCCTCGCCGCGCTCGAGCGAGGCTGA
- a CDS encoding YebC/PmpR family DNA-binding transcriptional regulator, whose product MSGHSKWSTIKHKKARQDAQRGKVFTKLIKEITVAARMGGGDEDMNPRLRTAVQAAKAANMPADNIKRAVQKGSGELEGVEYLEITYEGYGPGGVAILLDTVTDNKNRTAASVRHAFNKYNGKLAEPGAVAWMFETKGVIDIAKDGVDEEALMMTALEAGADDLVDEDENWRVLSGLDSFTAVQKALEGGYSFQNVGIEKLPQNTVAVTEKDAPGLLKLMEMLEDLDDTQKLTANFDIDDDILASLDTD is encoded by the coding sequence ATGTCCGGCCATTCCAAGTGGTCGACCATCAAGCACAAGAAGGCCCGCCAGGACGCGCAGCGCGGCAAGGTCTTCACGAAGCTCATCAAGGAGATCACCGTCGCCGCCCGCATGGGGGGCGGCGACGAGGACATGAACCCGCGCCTGCGCACGGCCGTCCAGGCCGCGAAGGCCGCGAACATGCCCGCGGACAACATCAAGCGCGCCGTGCAGAAGGGCTCGGGCGAGCTCGAGGGCGTGGAGTACCTGGAGATCACCTACGAGGGCTACGGCCCCGGCGGCGTGGCGATCCTCCTGGACACGGTCACCGACAACAAGAACCGCACGGCGGCGTCGGTGCGTCACGCCTTCAACAAGTACAACGGCAAGCTCGCCGAGCCGGGCGCGGTGGCCTGGATGTTCGAGACCAAGGGCGTCATCGACATCGCCAAGGACGGCGTCGACGAGGAGGCGCTCATGATGACCGCCCTCGAAGCCGGCGCCGACGACCTGGTGGACGAGGACGAGAACTGGCGCGTCCTGTCCGGACTCGACAGCTTCACCGCGGTGCAGAAGGCGCTCGAGGGCGGCTACAGTTTCCAGAACGTGGGCATCGAGAAGCTGCCGCAGAACACCGTCGCCGTGACCGAGAAGGACGCGCCCGGGCTGCTCAAGCTCATGGAGATGCTCGAGGACCTGGACGACACCCAGAAGCTCACGGCGAACTTCGACATCGACGACGACATCCTCGCCAGCCTCGACACGGACTAG
- a CDS encoding YIP1 family protein, translated as MSSVASELPETPPRPGLGAAFSAPLRIFVSPGKVAREIKSGLPWWPGLLLMILVGLCLAGLLLPLQQQLMAADISGGVGNTRGLELGEGGELPAAARYGLLGGAIGGPLLGVPLMLLFVAFFYWLALTITFGGAPFGRLFTLTVYTGFVGLAYQLLNALYLRFGGVELTSMKDLQSEALMLSLGALTSGEGFLHNFLAQLGVFQVWELVVFVVGAALLMGRARRSVAVPVVVVFLMGIALAAFLATLGSRFGG; from the coding sequence ATGTCCAGCGTCGCCAGTGAGTTGCCCGAGACTCCCCCACGCCCCGGCCTTGGCGCGGCGTTCTCCGCGCCGCTGAGGATCTTCGTTTCTCCCGGCAAGGTGGCGCGCGAGATCAAGAGCGGGCTGCCCTGGTGGCCCGGCCTGCTGTTGATGATCCTCGTGGGGCTCTGCCTCGCGGGGTTGCTGCTTCCGCTCCAGCAGCAGCTCATGGCCGCGGACATCAGCGGCGGGGTCGGCAACACGCGTGGCCTGGAGCTGGGCGAAGGCGGCGAGTTGCCGGCGGCCGCCCGCTACGGCCTGCTCGGCGGGGCCATCGGCGGACCCCTCCTGGGTGTGCCGCTGATGCTCCTGTTCGTGGCCTTCTTCTACTGGCTGGCGCTGACCATCACCTTTGGTGGCGCGCCTTTCGGACGGCTGTTCACGCTGACGGTCTACACGGGCTTCGTCGGTCTCGCCTACCAGCTGCTGAATGCGCTCTACCTGCGCTTCGGCGGGGTCGAGCTCACCTCGATGAAGGATCTGCAGAGCGAGGCCCTGATGCTCAGTCTGGGCGCGCTGACTTCCGGCGAGGGCTTCCTGCACAACTTCCTGGCCCAGCTCGGCGTGTTCCAGGTCTGGGAGCTCGTGGTCTTCGTGGTCGGCGCCGCGCTGCTCATGGGCCGGGCTCGGCGGAGCGTGGCCGTGCCGGTGGTCGTGGTGTTCCTGATGGGCATCGCCCTGGCGGCCTTCCTGGCCACGCTCGGCTCGCGCTTCGGCGGCTGA
- a CDS encoding GDP-mannose 4,6-dehydratase — protein MRYLVTGGAGFIGSHLCEYLLDQGHQVHVIDNLSTGRLENIAHLSDHPRFGLTVDSILNPFVMERLVQEADMVFHLAAAVGVKLIIEKPVSTMETNIQGTETLLKLASRHGKKVLITSTSEVYGKNNKLPFTEDDDCCYGPTTIGRWSYAYSKALDEFMALAYRQELRVPVVITRLFNTVGPRQTGRYGMVIPRFIRQALHGEPITVYGNGKQTRSFTYVGDVVKALVDLSESDAAEGEVFNVGNDERVTIEQLAQKVKLMTGSKSRIEYIPYEKAYSANYEDMMHRLPSLRKINGVIGYRPTMALDSILRTVIDHMARDMSRAQGAAGSQALIS, from the coding sequence GTGAGGTACCTGGTCACGGGTGGCGCCGGTTTCATCGGCTCGCACCTCTGTGAATACCTGCTCGACCAAGGGCATCAGGTCCACGTAATCGACAACCTGTCCACCGGCCGGCTCGAAAACATCGCGCATCTTTCGGACCACCCGCGTTTCGGACTCACCGTCGACAGCATCCTCAATCCCTTCGTGATGGAACGGCTCGTCCAGGAGGCCGACATGGTCTTCCACCTGGCGGCGGCGGTGGGCGTGAAGCTCATCATCGAGAAGCCGGTCTCCACCATGGAGACGAACATCCAGGGCACCGAGACCCTGCTCAAGCTGGCCAGCAGGCACGGCAAGAAGGTGCTGATCACCTCCACGAGCGAAGTCTACGGCAAGAACAACAAGCTGCCCTTCACCGAGGACGACGACTGCTGCTACGGCCCCACCACCATCGGCCGCTGGAGCTACGCCTACTCCAAGGCGCTCGACGAGTTCATGGCGCTCGCCTACCGGCAGGAGCTGCGCGTGCCCGTCGTGATCACGCGCCTCTTCAACACGGTCGGACCGCGGCAGACGGGGCGCTACGGGATGGTCATCCCGCGTTTCATTCGCCAGGCGCTGCACGGCGAGCCGATCACCGTCTACGGAAACGGCAAGCAGACGCGCAGCTTCACCTACGTCGGCGACGTGGTGAAGGCGCTGGTGGACCTGAGCGAATCGGACGCGGCCGAAGGCGAGGTGTTCAACGTCGGCAACGACGAGCGCGTGACCATCGAGCAGCTGGCCCAGAAGGTCAAGCTCATGACCGGCAGCAAGTCGCGCATCGAGTACATCCCCTACGAGAAGGCCTACAGCGCCAACTACGAGGACATGATGCACCGGCTGCCGTCGCTCAGGAAGATCAACGGGGTGATCGGCTATCGGCCGACCATGGCGCTGGACAGCATCCTGCGGACCGTGATCGACCACATGGCGCGTGACATGAGCCGAGCCCAGGGCGCCGCGGGAAGCCAGGCCCTCATCTCCTGA
- the ruvA gene encoding Holliday junction branch migration protein RuvA, with product MLDALHGRVVATAPDLLLDVGPVTLRLEISARTRAALPEAGAALRVYTELLVREEKLELLGFARVEERSLYRLLTGVSGVGKRLALAVLSALDPATLAHCVATGDAEPLQKVSGVGKKTASRLLLELKGRVDVFLPTESPVPAPAGDPAREEALRALLALGMSRPAAQRALSEAGEENLAVEDLIRRALAANGER from the coding sequence ATGCTCGACGCCCTGCACGGCCGCGTCGTGGCCACCGCTCCCGACCTCCTGCTGGACGTGGGGCCCGTCACGCTGCGCCTGGAGATCAGCGCGCGCACCCGTGCGGCGCTGCCGGAGGCCGGCGCGGCGCTGCGCGTCTACACCGAGCTGCTGGTGCGCGAGGAGAAGCTGGAACTGCTGGGCTTCGCCCGCGTGGAGGAGCGCAGCCTCTACCGGCTGCTGACCGGCGTCTCGGGCGTGGGCAAGCGGCTCGCACTCGCGGTGCTGTCGGCGCTGGATCCCGCGACGCTCGCGCACTGCGTGGCGACGGGGGACGCCGAGCCGCTGCAGAAGGTGAGCGGCGTCGGCAAGAAGACCGCCTCCCGGCTGCTGCTCGAACTCAAGGGCCGGGTTGACGTGTTCCTGCCCACGGAGTCGCCCGTCCCCGCGCCGGCCGGCGACCCCGCGCGCGAGGAGGCGCTGCGCGCGCTGCTGGCCCTGGGCATGAGCCGGCCCGCGGCCCAGCGCGCCCTGAGCGAGGCGGGGGAAGAGAACCTCGCCGTGGAAGACCTGATCCGCCGCGCGCTGGCCGCCAACGGCGAGCGCTGA
- the fusA gene encoding elongation factor G encodes MKSYSPEEIRNIALVGHQSSGKTTLGQAILYVTGSLNRLERVDDGNSCLDYEEEEIERKMSLNAAVGYGEWKKQKVNFVDTPGFDDFTGEQLAALAVTEGAVVVVKADGGVEVGTEKVWEQLGERAFPRVIFINRMDKEHADYSGTLSQIRDVLPGASAVPFQLPLGQGDSFRGFVDLIHLKAYEFDAEGNPKAVDIPADVQDEVETLRATLVEGAAETDEQLMEKYFAEGSLTDAELVRGLSTGVRAGTVAPVLVGDAHSGRGVRLLLDEVLEFLPSPAQRPLKIEGGTLKADPAGKPLALVFKNQSEMNLGDLYFLRVFAGTLEGGKDLQNLNSDGTERLGQLYVAMGKNRGEVPSLGAGDIGMTMKLKHTKVGENLGQKGGKPVVSIPFPKPSIELAIEAPNKADDEKVGTGLSRLSREDPTFSVHFDGEIKQNILAVQGDTHLDVILSRLKRKFKVEVETERPRIAYKETIKKLVDAHYRHKKQTGGRGQFGEVFIKFEPLTRGEGFEFVDAITGGVIPGKFIPAVEKGVREAMVNGAVSGYPVVDVKATLHFGSFHNVDSDEHSFKLAGGMALKEGIREAGAVLLEPIYGLEIKVPDENLGDIMGDISGRRGKISGTEQKGRYQVVKATAPLSELYKYGTQLRSITGGRASFTMEFDHYEELPHDLAQKVIDEAQAARAES; translated from the coding sequence GTGAAGAGCTACAGTCCCGAGGAAATCAGGAACATCGCCCTCGTTGGGCACCAGAGCAGCGGCAAGACCACCCTGGGCCAGGCCATTCTCTACGTGACGGGTTCGCTCAATCGTCTCGAGCGCGTGGACGACGGCAACAGCTGCCTCGACTACGAAGAAGAGGAGATCGAGCGGAAGATGTCCCTGAATGCCGCGGTGGGCTACGGTGAGTGGAAGAAGCAGAAGGTGAACTTCGTGGACACGCCGGGCTTCGACGACTTCACGGGCGAGCAGCTGGCCGCGCTGGCGGTCACCGAGGGGGCGGTCGTCGTGGTGAAGGCCGACGGCGGCGTCGAGGTGGGCACCGAGAAAGTCTGGGAGCAGCTCGGCGAGCGCGCCTTCCCGCGCGTGATCTTCATCAACCGCATGGACAAGGAGCACGCGGACTACAGCGGCACGCTGTCCCAGATCCGCGACGTGCTGCCCGGCGCCAGCGCCGTGCCCTTCCAGCTGCCGCTGGGCCAGGGCGACAGCTTCCGCGGCTTCGTCGATCTCATCCACCTCAAGGCCTACGAGTTCGACGCGGAGGGCAACCCCAAGGCGGTGGACATCCCCGCCGACGTGCAGGACGAGGTCGAGACGCTGCGCGCGACGCTCGTGGAGGGCGCCGCGGAGACCGACGAGCAGCTCATGGAGAAGTACTTCGCCGAGGGCAGCCTCACCGACGCCGAGCTGGTGCGGGGGCTGTCCACGGGCGTGCGCGCCGGCACGGTGGCGCCCGTCCTCGTGGGCGACGCGCACAGCGGTCGGGGCGTCCGGCTGCTTCTCGACGAGGTGCTGGAGTTCCTGCCCTCGCCGGCCCAGCGCCCGCTGAAGATCGAGGGCGGCACGCTGAAGGCCGACCCCGCGGGCAAGCCCCTGGCGCTCGTCTTCAAGAACCAGTCCGAGATGAACCTGGGCGACCTCTACTTCCTGCGCGTCTTCGCGGGCACGCTGGAGGGCGGCAAGGACCTGCAGAACCTGAACAGCGACGGCACCGAGCGCCTCGGGCAGCTCTACGTCGCCATGGGCAAGAACCGCGGCGAGGTGCCCAGCCTGGGCGCGGGCGACATCGGCATGACGATGAAGCTCAAGCACACCAAGGTGGGCGAGAACCTCGGGCAGAAGGGCGGCAAGCCCGTGGTGAGCATTCCCTTTCCCAAGCCCAGCATCGAACTCGCCATCGAGGCGCCGAACAAGGCCGACGACGAGAAGGTCGGCACCGGTCTCTCGCGCCTCAGCCGCGAGGATCCCACCTTCAGCGTCCACTTCGACGGCGAGATCAAGCAGAACATCCTCGCCGTGCAGGGCGACACGCACCTGGACGTGATCCTCAGCCGCCTCAAGCGCAAGTTCAAGGTGGAGGTGGAGACCGAGCGCCCGCGCATCGCCTACAAGGAAACCATCAAGAAGCTCGTGGACGCGCACTACCGCCACAAGAAGCAGACGGGCGGGCGCGGCCAGTTCGGCGAGGTCTTCATCAAGTTCGAGCCGCTGACGCGCGGCGAGGGCTTCGAGTTCGTGGACGCGATCACGGGCGGCGTGATCCCCGGCAAGTTCATCCCCGCCGTGGAGAAGGGCGTGCGCGAGGCCATGGTCAACGGCGCCGTGTCGGGCTACCCGGTCGTCGACGTCAAGGCCACGCTGCACTTCGGCAGCTTCCACAACGTGGACTCGGACGAGCACTCGTTCAAGCTGGCCGGCGGCATGGCGCTCAAGGAGGGCATCCGCGAGGCGGGGGCCGTCCTGCTCGAGCCCATCTACGGCCTCGAGATCAAGGTGCCCGACGAGAACCTCGGCGACATCATGGGCGACATCTCCGGCCGCCGCGGCAAGATCTCCGGCACCGAGCAGAAAGGGCGCTACCAGGTGGTCAAGGCCACGGCCCCGCTCTCGGAGCTCTACAAGTACGGGACGCAGCTCCGCTCGATCACGGGCGGTCGCGCGAGCTTCACCATGGAGTTTGACCACTACGAGGAACTGCCCCACGACCTGGCCCAGAAGGTGATCGACGAGGCCCAGGCGGCGCGGGCGGAGTCCTAG
- the def gene encoding peptide deformylase, with product MSLSLKYIGCDVLRQRGEPVTAFGEALEQHIPRMLEILHEEGGIGLAAPQVGLAQHFFILVANVDDDEREEDEVLLMANARIVERSKEEVAIEEGCLSIPGLRAEVTRPERVRVQFQDLGGESVELETGGMLARVIQHELDHCEGILFTDRLSPARRMLLKKRLADIEREYAPRQ from the coding sequence ATGAGCCTCAGCCTCAAGTACATCGGCTGCGACGTCCTGCGTCAGCGCGGCGAGCCCGTCACCGCGTTCGGCGAGGCGCTGGAGCAACACATCCCGCGCATGCTGGAGATCCTCCACGAGGAGGGAGGCATCGGTCTGGCCGCGCCGCAGGTGGGGCTGGCCCAGCACTTCTTTATCCTCGTGGCGAACGTGGATGACGACGAGCGCGAGGAGGACGAGGTGCTGCTCATGGCCAACGCCCGCATCGTCGAGCGCTCGAAGGAGGAGGTGGCCATCGAGGAGGGCTGCCTCTCCATCCCCGGCCTGCGCGCGGAGGTCACGCGGCCCGAACGCGTGCGCGTGCAGTTCCAGGACCTCGGCGGCGAGAGCGTCGAGCTGGAGACGGGCGGCATGCTGGCGCGGGTGATCCAGCACGAGCTGGATCACTGCGAGGGCATCCTCTTCACGGACCGCCTGAGCCCAGCGCGGCGCATGCTCCTCAAGAAGCGTCTCGCCGACATCGAACGCGAGTACGCCCCCCGCCAATGA
- the queA gene encoding tRNA preQ1(34) S-adenosylmethionine ribosyltransferase-isomerase QueA, with translation MPPSERLADYDFALPAASIAQRPLADRAACRLLHLPLEDPGAPLADRRFRDLPGLLAPGDLLVVNDTRVLPARLLGTREHPGGGAAELLLHSPGPDGRWLALVRPARRFRPGDRFVAAEGTVCVIVEEADGEGSRWVRLETPATWEAAMAAAGRVPLPPYIERAADARDGDDYQTRFARVDGAVAAPTAGLHFDAPLLAALEARGVARAALTLHVGIGTFQPVREDDPARHDMHAERFVLPESTRRAVDATRAAGGRVIAVGTTVVRALESLDAAAWDAPGDHAAETRLFIRPPYPFGRIDGLVTNFHLPRSTLLMLVAALAGRERLLAAYEHAVVAGYRFYSYGDAMLLAPGRDAP, from the coding sequence GTGCCGCCGTCCGAACGTCTCGCGGACTACGACTTCGCGCTGCCGGCCGCGTCCATCGCCCAGCGCCCGCTGGCCGACCGCGCCGCCTGCCGGCTGCTGCACCTGCCGCTCGAGGATCCCGGCGCCCCCCTGGCCGACCGCCGCTTCCGCGACCTGCCCGGGCTGCTCGCCCCCGGCGACCTGCTGGTGGTGAACGACACGCGGGTGCTGCCCGCGCGGCTGCTGGGGACGCGCGAGCACCCGGGCGGCGGCGCTGCGGAGCTGCTCCTGCACAGTCCCGGCCCCGACGGCCGCTGGCTCGCGCTGGTGCGTCCCGCGCGCCGCTTCCGGCCCGGCGATCGGTTCGTGGCCGCCGAGGGTACAGTGTGTGTAATAGTTGAGGAGGCGGACGGCGAGGGCAGCCGCTGGGTGCGGCTGGAGACACCCGCCACCTGGGAGGCGGCCATGGCCGCGGCGGGCCGCGTGCCCCTGCCGCCCTACATCGAGCGCGCGGCCGACGCCCGCGACGGCGACGACTACCAGACCCGCTTCGCCCGCGTCGACGGCGCCGTGGCCGCGCCGACGGCGGGCCTCCACTTCGACGCGCCCCTGCTCGCCGCGCTCGAGGCGCGGGGCGTGGCGCGCGCCGCCCTCACGCTGCACGTGGGCATCGGCACCTTCCAGCCGGTCCGCGAGGATGACCCCGCCCGCCACGACATGCACGCCGAGCGCTTCGTGCTGCCCGAGTCCACGCGCCGCGCGGTGGACGCCACGCGCGCCGCCGGCGGCCGCGTGATCGCCGTGGGCACCACGGTGGTCCGGGCGCTGGAGTCCCTCGACGCGGCCGCCTGGGACGCCCCCGGCGACCACGCCGCCGAGACGCGTCTCTTCATCCGGCCTCCCTACCCGTTCGGGCGCATCGACGGGCTCGTCACCAACTTCCACCTGCCGCGCAGCACCCTGCTCATGCTGGTGGCGGCGCTGGCGGGCCGCGAGCGCCTGCTCGCCGCCTACGAACACGCCGTGGTCGCGGGCTACCGCTTCTACTCCTATGGCGACGCCATGCTGCTGGCGCCGGGCCGGGACGCGCCGTGA